Proteins encoded in a region of the Thunnus thynnus chromosome 8, fThuThy2.1, whole genome shotgun sequence genome:
- the clocka gene encoding circadian locomoter output cycles protein kaput isoform X2, with translation MTSSIDRDDSSIFDGLMEEDEKDKAKRVSRNKSEKKRRDQFNVLIKELGTMLPGNTRKMDKSTILQKSIDFLHKHKEIAAQSESTEIRQDWKPPFLSNEEFTQLMLEALDGFFLAIMTDGNIIYASESVTSLLEHLPSDLVDQNLLNFLPMGEHSDVYKALSSHIMEGETLTPEYLKTKNQLEFCCHMLRGTIDPKEPPVYEYVKFIGNFKSLNNVPNCTRNGFEGVIPRSLHSAFEDRVCLIATVRLAKPQFIKEMCTVEEPNEEFTSRHSLEWKFLFLDHRAPPIIGYLPFEVLGTSGYDYYHVDDLDTLAKCHEHLMQYGKGKSCYYRFLTKGQQWIWLQTHYYITYHQWNSRPEFIVCTHTVVSYGEVRAEQRRELGIEESPPEITADKQSQDSGSESQLNTSSLKEVLERFNHSRTPSASSRSSRKSSHTAVSDPASSQMKLQGDRSTPGRQSVSAVEMTSQRRSSISSQSMSSQNTGQNMASSMVSQQQQQQQQQPQQQQVQTSGQSIVQFSNQLDAMQHLKDQLEQRTRMIEANIQRQQDELRQIQDELQRVQGQSLQMFLQKGAGGLNLSTVPMAQGNAVQQGGTLNMQGQVVSAGPLQNSIQQQHAVQPQSQQQTLLREQSTALSQSQRSSLTLQPQQNPLPASLYNTMMIPQQSPTNVVQIATSLAQNTGPNTPAVATFAQDRAAQIRFPAAPQLLTKLVTGQMACGAVMVPTTMFMGQVVTAFAPQQGQTQTISISQQPPQQQQQQQQQQQQQQQQQQQQQQQQEQQAQTQSQVTAMQPGQAPLAQQQTQFLQAPRLLHGNQSTQLILQAAFPLQQQGAFTATPQQQQQQLQQQQQLQQQHQQQQKQLQQQKQQLQQQQLAPHRADSLSDRSAAQPQ, from the exons ATGACCTCGAGCATTGACCG GGATGACAGCAGTATCTTTGATGGGTTAATGGAGGAAGATGAAAAGGACAAAGCAAAACG AGTGTCCCGTAACAAGTCTGAGAAGAAACGCAGAGACCAGTTCAATGTCCTTATCAAGGAGCTGGGTACCATGTTGCCGGGCAACACCCGGAAGATGGACAAGTCTACTATTTTGCAGAAAAGCATCGACtttctgcacaaacacaaag AAATCGCTGCTCAGTCAGAGTCAACTGAGATCAGACAAGACTGGAAGCCTCCTTTTCTTAGTAATGAAGAGTTCACTCAGCTGATGTTGGAG GCGTTAGATGGATTCTTCCTTGCAATTATGACTGATGGGAATATAATCTACGCCTCTGAGAGTGTGACGTCCCTACTAGAACACTTACCT tctgATCTTGTGGATCAGAATCTGTTGAACTTCCTGCCCATGGGGGAGCATTCAGATGTCTACAAGGCTCTGTCCTCTCATATCATGGAGGGGGAGACGCTCACGCCAGAATATCTGAAAA CAAAAAATCAGCTAGAGTTCTGTTGCCACATGCTCCGAGGGACGATTGACCCCAAAGAGCCTCCTGTGTACGAATATGTCAAGTTCATTGGAAACTTCAAGTCCCTGAATAATG TGCCTAACTGTACCCGAAACGGTTTTGAAGGAGTGATCCCGCGATCGCTTCACTCTGCCTTTGAAGACAGAGTGTGTCTCATAGCAACTGTGAGGCTAGCCAAACCACAGTTTATCAAG GAGATGTGCACTGTAGAAGAGCCTAATGAGGAATTCACATCCAGACATAGTTTAGAGTGGAAATTTCTCTTCTTGGACCACAG AGCTCCACCCATCATAGGTTACCTCCCATTTGAGGTCCTGGGCACATCAGGATATGACTACTACCATGTAGATGACCTGGACACTCTGGCCAAATGCCATGAACACT TAATGCAGTATGGCAAAGGAAAGTCCTGCTACTACAGATTCCTCACCAAAGGGCAGCAGTGGATTTGGCTTCAGACCCACTACTACATCACTTACCACCAGTGGAACTCAAGACCCGAGTTTAttgtctgcacacacactgtagtaaG TTATGGAGAAGTAAGAGCAGAACAGCGCAGAGAGCTTGGAATAGAAGAGTCACCGCCTGAGATCACAGCAGACAAG CAATCCCAGGATTCTGGCTCCGAGTCCCAGCTCAACACTTCCAGCCTAAAGGAGGTTCTAGAGCGCTTCAACCACAGCCGGACACCCTCTGCCTCGTCCCGCAGCTCTCGCAAATcctcacacactgctgtgtctGACCCAGCCT CATCACAGATGAAGCTTCAGGGAGATAGGAGTACACCAGGTCGCCAGTCCGTCTCTGCAGTGGAGATGACATCACAACGAAGATCATCTATCAGCAGTCAG TCGATGAGCTCCCAAAACACAGGACAGAACATGGCTTCATCCATGGtttcacagcaacaacaacaacagcagcagcagcctcaacAGCAACAAGTTCAGACCAGCGGCCAA TCAATAGTGCAGTTTTCCAACCAGTTAGATGCCATGCAACACCTGAAAGACCAGCTCGAGCAGAGGACCAGGATGATTGAGGCCAACATTCAGCGGCAGCAGGATGAGCTGCGGCAGATTCAGGACGAACTGCAGAGGGTGCAGGGACAGAGTCTGCAG ATGTTCTTGCAGAAAGGAGCTGGAGGATTAAATCTCAGCACTGTTCCGATGGCCCAGGGCAATGCCGTGCAGCAGGGGGGGACGCTCAACATGCAGGGCCAGGTGGTCTCTGCAGGGCCTCTACAGAACAGCATACAGCAACAACATGCTGTCCAGCCACAATCCCAGCAACAAACACTCCTGCGGGAACAGAGCACAGCACTCTCACag TCTCAGCGGTCGTCTCTCACTCTGCAGCCTCAACAAAATCCACTGCCGGCGTCTCTCTACAACACAATGATGATCCCTCAGCAAAGTCCCACTAACGTTGTCCAGATTGCCACTAGCCTGGCCCAGAACACTGGCCCCAACACTCCTGCTGTGGCAACATTTGCACAGGACCGTGCTGCTCAGATTAG GTTTCCTGCCGCTCCTCAGCTGCTTACCAAGCTAGTGACAGGACAGATGGCATGTGGGGCGGTCATGGTCCCCACGACCATGTTTATGGGCCAAGTGGTGACGGCCTTCGCTCCTCAGCAGGGCCAGACCCAGACCATCAGCATTTCCCAGCAGccaccacagcagcagcagcagcagcaacaacaacagcagcagcagcagcaacagcagcagcagcagcagcagcaacaggagcAGCAGGCACAGACGCAGTCACAAGTCACAGCCATGCAGCCAGGGCAGGCTCCACTGGCCCAGCAGCAAACACAGTTCCTACAG
- the clocka gene encoding circadian locomoter output cycles protein kaput isoform X1, giving the protein MTSSIDRDDSSIFDGLMEEDEKDKAKRVSRNKSEKKRRDQFNVLIKELGTMLPGNTRKMDKSTILQKSIDFLHKHKEIAAQSESTEIRQDWKPPFLSNEEFTQLMLEALDGFFLAIMTDGNIIYASESVTSLLEHLPSDLVDQNLLNFLPMGEHSDVYKALSSHIMEGETLTPEYLKTKNQLEFCCHMLRGTIDPKEPPVYEYVKFIGNFKSLNNVPNCTRNGFEGVIPRSLHSAFEDRVCLIATVRLAKPQFIKEMCTVEEPNEEFTSRHSLEWKFLFLDHRAPPIIGYLPFEVLGTSGYDYYHVDDLDTLAKCHEHLMQYGKGKSCYYRFLTKGQQWIWLQTHYYITYHQWNSRPEFIVCTHTVVSYGEVRAEQRRELGIEESPPEITADKQSQDSGSESQLNTSSLKEVLERFNHSRTPSASSRSSRKSSHTAVSDPASSQMKLQGDRSTPGRQSVSAVEMTSQRRSSISSQQSMSSQNTGQNMASSMVSQQQQQQQQQPQQQQVQTSGQSIVQFSNQLDAMQHLKDQLEQRTRMIEANIQRQQDELRQIQDELQRVQGQSLQMFLQKGAGGLNLSTVPMAQGNAVQQGGTLNMQGQVVSAGPLQNSIQQQHAVQPQSQQQTLLREQSTALSQSQRSSLTLQPQQNPLPASLYNTMMIPQQSPTNVVQIATSLAQNTGPNTPAVATFAQDRAAQIRFPAAPQLLTKLVTGQMACGAVMVPTTMFMGQVVTAFAPQQGQTQTISISQQPPQQQQQQQQQQQQQQQQQQQQQQQQEQQAQTQSQVTAMQPGQAPLAQQQTQFLQAPRLLHGNQSTQLILQAAFPLQQQGAFTATPQQQQQQLQQQQQLQQQHQQQQKQLQQQKQQLQQQQLAPHRADSLSDRSAAQPQ; this is encoded by the exons ATGACCTCGAGCATTGACCG GGATGACAGCAGTATCTTTGATGGGTTAATGGAGGAAGATGAAAAGGACAAAGCAAAACG AGTGTCCCGTAACAAGTCTGAGAAGAAACGCAGAGACCAGTTCAATGTCCTTATCAAGGAGCTGGGTACCATGTTGCCGGGCAACACCCGGAAGATGGACAAGTCTACTATTTTGCAGAAAAGCATCGACtttctgcacaaacacaaag AAATCGCTGCTCAGTCAGAGTCAACTGAGATCAGACAAGACTGGAAGCCTCCTTTTCTTAGTAATGAAGAGTTCACTCAGCTGATGTTGGAG GCGTTAGATGGATTCTTCCTTGCAATTATGACTGATGGGAATATAATCTACGCCTCTGAGAGTGTGACGTCCCTACTAGAACACTTACCT tctgATCTTGTGGATCAGAATCTGTTGAACTTCCTGCCCATGGGGGAGCATTCAGATGTCTACAAGGCTCTGTCCTCTCATATCATGGAGGGGGAGACGCTCACGCCAGAATATCTGAAAA CAAAAAATCAGCTAGAGTTCTGTTGCCACATGCTCCGAGGGACGATTGACCCCAAAGAGCCTCCTGTGTACGAATATGTCAAGTTCATTGGAAACTTCAAGTCCCTGAATAATG TGCCTAACTGTACCCGAAACGGTTTTGAAGGAGTGATCCCGCGATCGCTTCACTCTGCCTTTGAAGACAGAGTGTGTCTCATAGCAACTGTGAGGCTAGCCAAACCACAGTTTATCAAG GAGATGTGCACTGTAGAAGAGCCTAATGAGGAATTCACATCCAGACATAGTTTAGAGTGGAAATTTCTCTTCTTGGACCACAG AGCTCCACCCATCATAGGTTACCTCCCATTTGAGGTCCTGGGCACATCAGGATATGACTACTACCATGTAGATGACCTGGACACTCTGGCCAAATGCCATGAACACT TAATGCAGTATGGCAAAGGAAAGTCCTGCTACTACAGATTCCTCACCAAAGGGCAGCAGTGGATTTGGCTTCAGACCCACTACTACATCACTTACCACCAGTGGAACTCAAGACCCGAGTTTAttgtctgcacacacactgtagtaaG TTATGGAGAAGTAAGAGCAGAACAGCGCAGAGAGCTTGGAATAGAAGAGTCACCGCCTGAGATCACAGCAGACAAG CAATCCCAGGATTCTGGCTCCGAGTCCCAGCTCAACACTTCCAGCCTAAAGGAGGTTCTAGAGCGCTTCAACCACAGCCGGACACCCTCTGCCTCGTCCCGCAGCTCTCGCAAATcctcacacactgctgtgtctGACCCAGCCT CATCACAGATGAAGCTTCAGGGAGATAGGAGTACACCAGGTCGCCAGTCCGTCTCTGCAGTGGAGATGACATCACAACGAAGATCATCTATCAGCAGTCAG CAGTCGATGAGCTCCCAAAACACAGGACAGAACATGGCTTCATCCATGGtttcacagcaacaacaacaacagcagcagcagcctcaacAGCAACAAGTTCAGACCAGCGGCCAA TCAATAGTGCAGTTTTCCAACCAGTTAGATGCCATGCAACACCTGAAAGACCAGCTCGAGCAGAGGACCAGGATGATTGAGGCCAACATTCAGCGGCAGCAGGATGAGCTGCGGCAGATTCAGGACGAACTGCAGAGGGTGCAGGGACAGAGTCTGCAG ATGTTCTTGCAGAAAGGAGCTGGAGGATTAAATCTCAGCACTGTTCCGATGGCCCAGGGCAATGCCGTGCAGCAGGGGGGGACGCTCAACATGCAGGGCCAGGTGGTCTCTGCAGGGCCTCTACAGAACAGCATACAGCAACAACATGCTGTCCAGCCACAATCCCAGCAACAAACACTCCTGCGGGAACAGAGCACAGCACTCTCACag TCTCAGCGGTCGTCTCTCACTCTGCAGCCTCAACAAAATCCACTGCCGGCGTCTCTCTACAACACAATGATGATCCCTCAGCAAAGTCCCACTAACGTTGTCCAGATTGCCACTAGCCTGGCCCAGAACACTGGCCCCAACACTCCTGCTGTGGCAACATTTGCACAGGACCGTGCTGCTCAGATTAG GTTTCCTGCCGCTCCTCAGCTGCTTACCAAGCTAGTGACAGGACAGATGGCATGTGGGGCGGTCATGGTCCCCACGACCATGTTTATGGGCCAAGTGGTGACGGCCTTCGCTCCTCAGCAGGGCCAGACCCAGACCATCAGCATTTCCCAGCAGccaccacagcagcagcagcagcagcaacaacaacagcagcagcagcagcaacagcagcagcagcagcagcagcaacaggagcAGCAGGCACAGACGCAGTCACAAGTCACAGCCATGCAGCCAGGGCAGGCTCCACTGGCCCAGCAGCAAACACAGTTCCTACAG
- the clocka gene encoding circadian locomoter output cycles protein kaput isoform X4 yields the protein MTSSIDRDDSSIFDGLMEEDEKDKAKRVSRNKSEKKRRDQFNVLIKELGTMLPGNTRKMDKSTILQKSIDFLHKHKEIAAQSESTEIRQDWKPPFLSNEEFTQLMLEALDGFFLAIMTDGNIIYASESVTSLLEHLPSDLVDQNLLNFLPMGEHSDVYKALSSHIMEGETLTPEYLKTKNQLEFCCHMLRGTIDPKEPPVYEYVKFIGNFKSLNNVPNCTRNGFEGVIPRSLHSAFEDRVCLIATVRLAKPQFIKEMCTVEEPNEEFTSRHSLEWKFLFLDHRAPPIIGYLPFEVLGTSGYDYYHVDDLDTLAKCHEHLMQYGKGKSCYYRFLTKGQQWIWLQTHYYITYHQWNSRPEFIVCTHTVVSYGEVRAEQRRELGIEESPPEITADKQSQDSGSESQLNTSSLKEVLERFNHSRTPSASSRSSRKSSHTAVSDPASSQMKLQGDRSTPGRQSVSAVEMTSQRRSSISSQSMSSQNTGQNMASSMVSQQQQQQQQQPQQQQVQTSGQLDAMQHLKDQLEQRTRMIEANIQRQQDELRQIQDELQRVQGQSLQMFLQKGAGGLNLSTVPMAQGNAVQQGGTLNMQGQVVSAGPLQNSIQQQHAVQPQSQQQTLLREQSTALSQSQRSSLTLQPQQNPLPASLYNTMMIPQQSPTNVVQIATSLAQNTGPNTPAVATFAQDRAAQIRFPAAPQLLTKLVTGQMACGAVMVPTTMFMGQVVTAFAPQQGQTQTISISQQPPQQQQQQQQQQQQQQQQQQQQQQQQEQQAQTQSQVTAMQPGQAPLAQQQTQFLQAPRLLHGNQSTQLILQAAFPLQQQGAFTATPQQQQQQLQQQQQLQQQHQQQQKQLQQQKQQLQQQQLAPHRADSLSDRSAAQPQ from the exons ATGACCTCGAGCATTGACCG GGATGACAGCAGTATCTTTGATGGGTTAATGGAGGAAGATGAAAAGGACAAAGCAAAACG AGTGTCCCGTAACAAGTCTGAGAAGAAACGCAGAGACCAGTTCAATGTCCTTATCAAGGAGCTGGGTACCATGTTGCCGGGCAACACCCGGAAGATGGACAAGTCTACTATTTTGCAGAAAAGCATCGACtttctgcacaaacacaaag AAATCGCTGCTCAGTCAGAGTCAACTGAGATCAGACAAGACTGGAAGCCTCCTTTTCTTAGTAATGAAGAGTTCACTCAGCTGATGTTGGAG GCGTTAGATGGATTCTTCCTTGCAATTATGACTGATGGGAATATAATCTACGCCTCTGAGAGTGTGACGTCCCTACTAGAACACTTACCT tctgATCTTGTGGATCAGAATCTGTTGAACTTCCTGCCCATGGGGGAGCATTCAGATGTCTACAAGGCTCTGTCCTCTCATATCATGGAGGGGGAGACGCTCACGCCAGAATATCTGAAAA CAAAAAATCAGCTAGAGTTCTGTTGCCACATGCTCCGAGGGACGATTGACCCCAAAGAGCCTCCTGTGTACGAATATGTCAAGTTCATTGGAAACTTCAAGTCCCTGAATAATG TGCCTAACTGTACCCGAAACGGTTTTGAAGGAGTGATCCCGCGATCGCTTCACTCTGCCTTTGAAGACAGAGTGTGTCTCATAGCAACTGTGAGGCTAGCCAAACCACAGTTTATCAAG GAGATGTGCACTGTAGAAGAGCCTAATGAGGAATTCACATCCAGACATAGTTTAGAGTGGAAATTTCTCTTCTTGGACCACAG AGCTCCACCCATCATAGGTTACCTCCCATTTGAGGTCCTGGGCACATCAGGATATGACTACTACCATGTAGATGACCTGGACACTCTGGCCAAATGCCATGAACACT TAATGCAGTATGGCAAAGGAAAGTCCTGCTACTACAGATTCCTCACCAAAGGGCAGCAGTGGATTTGGCTTCAGACCCACTACTACATCACTTACCACCAGTGGAACTCAAGACCCGAGTTTAttgtctgcacacacactgtagtaaG TTATGGAGAAGTAAGAGCAGAACAGCGCAGAGAGCTTGGAATAGAAGAGTCACCGCCTGAGATCACAGCAGACAAG CAATCCCAGGATTCTGGCTCCGAGTCCCAGCTCAACACTTCCAGCCTAAAGGAGGTTCTAGAGCGCTTCAACCACAGCCGGACACCCTCTGCCTCGTCCCGCAGCTCTCGCAAATcctcacacactgctgtgtctGACCCAGCCT CATCACAGATGAAGCTTCAGGGAGATAGGAGTACACCAGGTCGCCAGTCCGTCTCTGCAGTGGAGATGACATCACAACGAAGATCATCTATCAGCAGTCAG TCGATGAGCTCCCAAAACACAGGACAGAACATGGCTTCATCCATGGtttcacagcaacaacaacaacagcagcagcagcctcaacAGCAACAAGTTCAGACCAGCGGCCAA TTAGATGCCATGCAACACCTGAAAGACCAGCTCGAGCAGAGGACCAGGATGATTGAGGCCAACATTCAGCGGCAGCAGGATGAGCTGCGGCAGATTCAGGACGAACTGCAGAGGGTGCAGGGACAGAGTCTGCAG ATGTTCTTGCAGAAAGGAGCTGGAGGATTAAATCTCAGCACTGTTCCGATGGCCCAGGGCAATGCCGTGCAGCAGGGGGGGACGCTCAACATGCAGGGCCAGGTGGTCTCTGCAGGGCCTCTACAGAACAGCATACAGCAACAACATGCTGTCCAGCCACAATCCCAGCAACAAACACTCCTGCGGGAACAGAGCACAGCACTCTCACag TCTCAGCGGTCGTCTCTCACTCTGCAGCCTCAACAAAATCCACTGCCGGCGTCTCTCTACAACACAATGATGATCCCTCAGCAAAGTCCCACTAACGTTGTCCAGATTGCCACTAGCCTGGCCCAGAACACTGGCCCCAACACTCCTGCTGTGGCAACATTTGCACAGGACCGTGCTGCTCAGATTAG GTTTCCTGCCGCTCCTCAGCTGCTTACCAAGCTAGTGACAGGACAGATGGCATGTGGGGCGGTCATGGTCCCCACGACCATGTTTATGGGCCAAGTGGTGACGGCCTTCGCTCCTCAGCAGGGCCAGACCCAGACCATCAGCATTTCCCAGCAGccaccacagcagcagcagcagcagcaacaacaacagcagcagcagcagcaacagcagcagcagcagcagcagcaacaggagcAGCAGGCACAGACGCAGTCACAAGTCACAGCCATGCAGCCAGGGCAGGCTCCACTGGCCCAGCAGCAAACACAGTTCCTACAG
- the clocka gene encoding circadian locomoter output cycles protein kaput isoform X3 — MTSSIDRDDSSIFDGLMEEDEKDKAKRVSRNKSEKKRRDQFNVLIKELGTMLPGNTRKMDKSTILQKSIDFLHKHKEIAAQSESTEIRQDWKPPFLSNEEFTQLMLEALDGFFLAIMTDGNIIYASESVTSLLEHLPSDLVDQNLLNFLPMGEHSDVYKALSSHIMEGETLTPEYLKTKNQLEFCCHMLRGTIDPKEPPVYEYVKFIGNFKSLNNVPNCTRNGFEGVIPRSLHSAFEDRVCLIATVRLAKPQFIKEMCTVEEPNEEFTSRHSLEWKFLFLDHRAPPIIGYLPFEVLGTSGYDYYHVDDLDTLAKCHEHLMQYGKGKSCYYRFLTKGQQWIWLQTHYYITYHQWNSRPEFIVCTHTVVSYGEVRAEQRRELGIEESPPEITADKQSQDSGSESQLNTSSLKEVLERFNHSRTPSASSRSSRKSSHTAVSDPASSQMKLQGDRSTPGRQSVSAVEMTSQRRSSISSQQSMSSQNTGQNMASSMVSQQQQQQQQQPQQQQVQTSGQLDAMQHLKDQLEQRTRMIEANIQRQQDELRQIQDELQRVQGQSLQMFLQKGAGGLNLSTVPMAQGNAVQQGGTLNMQGQVVSAGPLQNSIQQQHAVQPQSQQQTLLREQSTALSQSQRSSLTLQPQQNPLPASLYNTMMIPQQSPTNVVQIATSLAQNTGPNTPAVATFAQDRAAQIRFPAAPQLLTKLVTGQMACGAVMVPTTMFMGQVVTAFAPQQGQTQTISISQQPPQQQQQQQQQQQQQQQQQQQQQQQQEQQAQTQSQVTAMQPGQAPLAQQQTQFLQAPRLLHGNQSTQLILQAAFPLQQQGAFTATPQQQQQQLQQQQQLQQQHQQQQKQLQQQKQQLQQQQLAPHRADSLSDRSAAQPQ, encoded by the exons ATGACCTCGAGCATTGACCG GGATGACAGCAGTATCTTTGATGGGTTAATGGAGGAAGATGAAAAGGACAAAGCAAAACG AGTGTCCCGTAACAAGTCTGAGAAGAAACGCAGAGACCAGTTCAATGTCCTTATCAAGGAGCTGGGTACCATGTTGCCGGGCAACACCCGGAAGATGGACAAGTCTACTATTTTGCAGAAAAGCATCGACtttctgcacaaacacaaag AAATCGCTGCTCAGTCAGAGTCAACTGAGATCAGACAAGACTGGAAGCCTCCTTTTCTTAGTAATGAAGAGTTCACTCAGCTGATGTTGGAG GCGTTAGATGGATTCTTCCTTGCAATTATGACTGATGGGAATATAATCTACGCCTCTGAGAGTGTGACGTCCCTACTAGAACACTTACCT tctgATCTTGTGGATCAGAATCTGTTGAACTTCCTGCCCATGGGGGAGCATTCAGATGTCTACAAGGCTCTGTCCTCTCATATCATGGAGGGGGAGACGCTCACGCCAGAATATCTGAAAA CAAAAAATCAGCTAGAGTTCTGTTGCCACATGCTCCGAGGGACGATTGACCCCAAAGAGCCTCCTGTGTACGAATATGTCAAGTTCATTGGAAACTTCAAGTCCCTGAATAATG TGCCTAACTGTACCCGAAACGGTTTTGAAGGAGTGATCCCGCGATCGCTTCACTCTGCCTTTGAAGACAGAGTGTGTCTCATAGCAACTGTGAGGCTAGCCAAACCACAGTTTATCAAG GAGATGTGCACTGTAGAAGAGCCTAATGAGGAATTCACATCCAGACATAGTTTAGAGTGGAAATTTCTCTTCTTGGACCACAG AGCTCCACCCATCATAGGTTACCTCCCATTTGAGGTCCTGGGCACATCAGGATATGACTACTACCATGTAGATGACCTGGACACTCTGGCCAAATGCCATGAACACT TAATGCAGTATGGCAAAGGAAAGTCCTGCTACTACAGATTCCTCACCAAAGGGCAGCAGTGGATTTGGCTTCAGACCCACTACTACATCACTTACCACCAGTGGAACTCAAGACCCGAGTTTAttgtctgcacacacactgtagtaaG TTATGGAGAAGTAAGAGCAGAACAGCGCAGAGAGCTTGGAATAGAAGAGTCACCGCCTGAGATCACAGCAGACAAG CAATCCCAGGATTCTGGCTCCGAGTCCCAGCTCAACACTTCCAGCCTAAAGGAGGTTCTAGAGCGCTTCAACCACAGCCGGACACCCTCTGCCTCGTCCCGCAGCTCTCGCAAATcctcacacactgctgtgtctGACCCAGCCT CATCACAGATGAAGCTTCAGGGAGATAGGAGTACACCAGGTCGCCAGTCCGTCTCTGCAGTGGAGATGACATCACAACGAAGATCATCTATCAGCAGTCAG CAGTCGATGAGCTCCCAAAACACAGGACAGAACATGGCTTCATCCATGGtttcacagcaacaacaacaacagcagcagcagcctcaacAGCAACAAGTTCAGACCAGCGGCCAA TTAGATGCCATGCAACACCTGAAAGACCAGCTCGAGCAGAGGACCAGGATGATTGAGGCCAACATTCAGCGGCAGCAGGATGAGCTGCGGCAGATTCAGGACGAACTGCAGAGGGTGCAGGGACAGAGTCTGCAG ATGTTCTTGCAGAAAGGAGCTGGAGGATTAAATCTCAGCACTGTTCCGATGGCCCAGGGCAATGCCGTGCAGCAGGGGGGGACGCTCAACATGCAGGGCCAGGTGGTCTCTGCAGGGCCTCTACAGAACAGCATACAGCAACAACATGCTGTCCAGCCACAATCCCAGCAACAAACACTCCTGCGGGAACAGAGCACAGCACTCTCACag TCTCAGCGGTCGTCTCTCACTCTGCAGCCTCAACAAAATCCACTGCCGGCGTCTCTCTACAACACAATGATGATCCCTCAGCAAAGTCCCACTAACGTTGTCCAGATTGCCACTAGCCTGGCCCAGAACACTGGCCCCAACACTCCTGCTGTGGCAACATTTGCACAGGACCGTGCTGCTCAGATTAG GTTTCCTGCCGCTCCTCAGCTGCTTACCAAGCTAGTGACAGGACAGATGGCATGTGGGGCGGTCATGGTCCCCACGACCATGTTTATGGGCCAAGTGGTGACGGCCTTCGCTCCTCAGCAGGGCCAGACCCAGACCATCAGCATTTCCCAGCAGccaccacagcagcagcagcagcagcaacaacaacagcagcagcagcagcaacagcagcagcagcagcagcagcaacaggagcAGCAGGCACAGACGCAGTCACAAGTCACAGCCATGCAGCCAGGGCAGGCTCCACTGGCCCAGCAGCAAACACAGTTCCTACAG